A stretch of the Balneola vulgaris DSM 17893 genome encodes the following:
- the mraY gene encoding phospho-N-acetylmuramoyl-pentapeptide-transferase, with translation MLYELFKWLDASIEFPGAGAVAYISTRTGLAAVTSLIISLIIGRRIIAWLSNMQLKEVIRDDVGLDHHKVKAGTPSMGGVIILLAILIPSILFMKMDSIYAWLVVFVLAALGTVGFIDDYIKVVKKDKSGLAGRFKIVGQVVVGVVVGSVLYFHPDFADVNTLSTVPFLKNVNIDYAIFGEELGWLIYIPVAVFVITAVSNATNLTDGLDGLASGVSAICGFVFAIFAYVSGRTDLSTYLDIMYLPGAGELTIFCAALIGACMGFLWYNSNPASVFMGDTGSLALGGAFGALALMLHKELLLPFVCGVFFFETLSVIIQTTYFKYTKRKYGVGKRVFLMTPIHHHYEKKGWSEQKIVVRFWIITVMLGIISLLTLKIR, from the coding sequence ATGCTATACGAACTCTTCAAATGGCTTGATGCCTCCATTGAATTCCCGGGTGCTGGTGCGGTTGCCTATATCTCAACGCGTACGGGTTTAGCAGCGGTTACATCACTTATTATCAGTTTAATCATTGGCCGACGAATCATTGCATGGTTAAGTAACATGCAGTTAAAAGAAGTTATTCGCGATGATGTTGGTTTAGATCATCATAAAGTTAAGGCAGGAACTCCATCTATGGGTGGGGTTATCATACTCCTCGCTATCCTCATTCCTTCTATTCTTTTTATGAAGATGGATAGTATATACGCTTGGTTAGTAGTATTTGTGTTAGCCGCGCTTGGTACAGTTGGCTTTATTGATGATTACATCAAGGTTGTTAAGAAAGACAAGAGTGGACTTGCAGGTCGATTTAAGATTGTTGGACAGGTTGTTGTAGGGGTTGTGGTTGGATCAGTATTGTACTTCCACCCCGACTTTGCCGATGTAAATACACTATCAACTGTTCCATTCCTGAAGAATGTAAACATCGACTACGCAATCTTCGGTGAAGAACTAGGCTGGTTAATTTACATCCCCGTGGCCGTTTTTGTGATTACAGCTGTAAGTAACGCCACCAATTTAACTGATGGTTTGGATGGTTTAGCATCAGGTGTTTCCGCCATTTGTGGGTTTGTATTCGCCATCTTCGCTTATGTATCTGGCCGAACTGATTTATCGACTTACTTAGACATTATGTACTTACCGGGCGCCGGTGAGTTAACCATTTTCTGTGCGGCTTTAATTGGTGCGTGCATGGGCTTCTTGTGGTATAACTCCAATCCTGCATCCGTATTTATGGGAGATACAGGTAGCCTTGCTTTAGGAGGTGCCTTTGGCGCACTCGCATTGATGCTTCACAAAGAACTTTTATTACCGTTTGTATGCGGAGTATTCTTCTTCGAAACACTTTCAGTAATCATACAAACAACCTACTTCAAGTACACAAAAAGGAAATATGGCGTAGGCAAACGAGTCTTTTTAATGACTCCAATCCACCATCATTACGAAAAGAAGGGTTGGTCTGAACAAAAGATCGTAGTTCGCTTTTGGATTATTACAGTGATGCTTGGAATCATAAGTCTATTAACTCTGAAAATTAGATAA